Genomic DNA from Thalassoroseus pseudoceratinae:
GTGGATTGTGAGTCTCGATCAGTTCCACTGCGGCCTGTTGCCGACTACCCGATTCCTAATCCGCCGATTACCGGTAGCTTGCCAGGACCAATCAAGGCCCGTTTGAACTACGGTCTGAGTCGCCCGGTATGGTAGAATTCCGCGATCACTTCTCTTTCACGAGGATGGTCGCTTGAAACCGTTTGAACTGACTGAAGAACTTGCGGAGAAATGCTGCCGGTTGGCGCTCGATTGCGTCGACCGGGAGTATCCCAACCACATTCAGCACGTCCTATCGAAACCGGACGACGTGGGAACTCCCGCCCAACTGACGCCGATCTTCTATGGCTGTTTCGATTGGCATTCTGCGGTTCACAGCCACTGGTCATTGCTTCGAATCGCACGCACGTTCCCAGGGTTGGAAGTCTCTCGTTCGGCGATGAACGTTCTGGGGCGACACTTCACGGAAGACAAAGTCCACGGCGAAATTGCTTACCTCTCACATCCTGATCGGACAGGTTTCGAACGCCCTTACGGATTGGCGTGGCTGCTGCAATTATGTGCCGAATTACAAGAGTGGAAGATTGCGGAGACGATCCGTTGGACGAGCTCATTAGAGCCATTGGCAGAACTGGTCGTTGAGCGGTTAACTTCGTGGCTGCCAAAGTTGATGGCCCCGATTCGATCCGGCGAACATAGTCAGACGGCGTTTGCCCTTGGCTTGGTGTGGGATTGGGCGACTACATTGGACCGGCGCGAAGTTCTGGAATTGCTCCACCAACGAATTCGGGATTTCTATTTACAGGATCGTAACGCTCCGGTCGCGTATGAACCGTCAGGGCATGACTTTCTCTCGCCCACGCTCGCGGAAGCGGATTTCATGCGACGCGTTCTACCGCAATCGGAGTTTGCGGATTGGCTCACGGATTTCCTGCCATGCTTGACGGACGGAACGGTTCCGTATTCCGTGCAAACAGTAACCGATGCCGCCGATGGCAAACTGTCGCACCTCGACGGATTGAACCTAAGCCGTGCTTGGATGTTACAGGGAATCGTCCATGCTCTTCCGCAAAAGGATGCGAGACGGCAACCGCTTGCAGACGCTGCGAAAACTCACGCCGATGCCGGTTTGCAGAGCCTGACCGGCCACCATTATGCCGGTGGCCATTGGCTCGGAAGCTTCGCCGTTTATCTTCTGACCAACCGTGGACTGAATACCGATCAGGCCTCTTGATCGTCATCCGATCGTGAATCGTCTCCTGCGTCCAATTCGGTGGTTGGTTCCGACGTCTCTGGGACGGAATCAGTGGCATCGTCCACCGGAGTTTCCGCTTCGTCGTCGGCTAGGCTTGCGGCGACTTCGTAAGGAATCCGGGCGGTCGAAACAAGTTTATCGCCCTCTTCGAGACGAATGACTCGCACGCCTTGCGTGTTGCGACCGACCTGACTGATGTCACCGGCGCGAATCCGTTGAATTTTGCCTTTGGCAGTCACCATCAAGACTTCATCTTGCTCGGAAACGGAAAGGACATCAATCACAGGACCATTCCGCTTTGTCGTCTTGATGTCGCGGAGTCCCTTGCCCCCGCGATTTTGTCGACGATATTGAGCATTGCCACTGTAGGCATTTGCTTCTTCGGTTCCCTCGTCATCAGACTCGACCGCGTCATCGTCGACTTCGTCGCCGGAGACATCTCCCGGCCCGAACGGTGTCCGTTTTCCGTACCCGTTTTCGCAGACGGTCAGCAATGTGTGATCATCGGCAGGGATTGCCATCCCAATAACAACATCCGACTTGCCGAGTTTGATTCCTTTCACACCGCGTGTTGCGCGACCCATCGCACGGGCATCGGACTGCGAAAATCGAATCGCCATGCCGCTGGAGGTTGCTAGCAAAACGTCGTCATCTTCACCGACAATTCGCACGTCGATTAGGCGATCATCATCATCCAAATTGATGGCGATCAAACCGCCTTTCAACGGCCGACTGTACGCAGAGAGAACCGTCTTCTTCACGATTCCACCTGCCGTAACCTTAATCAAGTAGCGGTCTTCGGCGAATTCCCGGACAGCGAGACACTGTTCGACCCGTTCATCTTTGTCGAGTTGCAACAAGTTGATCAACGCTCGCCCTTTGGCGGTCCGACCTTGAAGCGGGAGATCGTAAACCTTGGACCAGTAAACCTTTCCGCGATCGGTGAAGAACAGCAAATAGTCGTGCGTGCTGGCGACGAAGAGGTGTTCGATGGGGTCGTCGCCGTCACTCTTCGCACCGGCGATACCACGTCCGCCACGGTTTTGCGCTTGGTAGACGGAAAGTTGCGTTCGCTTCACGTAGCCGCGTTGCGACAGCGTAACGACCATCGGCTCTTCGGTGATAAGAGCATCACGATCAACATCGCCGAGTTCTTCGTCGGAGATGGTTGTCCGTCGCTTCTCGCCATACTTCGATTTGAGATCTTCCATCTCGCCACGAATCACGGCTCGGATGTTGGCTTCATCGGAGAGCAGTTCGAGGTAACCTTTGATATCCTCCAGCAACTTCTGGTGTTCACCGCCAAGTTCCTCCCGTTCGAGGTTAGCGAGTGAACCAAGTTGCATCGAGACAATCGCCTCGGCTTGCCGTGTGGTCAGGTTGTAGTTGGCGGCCTCGTCATTCTCCATCGAGAACAAGCGGAAGCCCTCGGTTCCCAACGCCCGTTCAACCATCTCACGCGGAACATCAATTTCCGTTAAACGTTCGCGTGCTTGCGCGCGACTCGACGAATCCCGAATCGTCTGGATGACGTGGTCGATATCGAGCTGGGCAATCAACAGCCCCTCGACCACGTGCTTCCGCTTTCGCGCTTCCCCAAGAAGATATTCGGTTCGACGACGGATGACGTCGATACGGTGCCGCAGGAACTCTTGAATTAACTCTTTGAGAGTTAACGTCTTCGGTCGGTTGCCGACAAGTGCGAGCAAAATCATGCTCACCGTCACTTGCAGCGGTGAGTACTGGAACAGTTGCGCCAGCACAACTTCCTTGTCGGCGTCTTTTTTAAGGACGATATGCAGTCGGACCTGCCAAGACGGGATCTTCCGGTCCGTCAGGTCGATGACACGGGCGATGCCTTTGACCCGATCTTCTTTGGCGAGCGCTTCCAGTTTTTCACGGATGCGGTCGCGTGTTTCGAGGTACGGAATTTCGGTGACGACAATGACGTCACTTCGACCGTCAACTTCAAAGTGCGTGCGAGCGCGGAGTGTGATCGTCGAACGTCCCGTTTGGTAGGCCTGCCGCGTTCCGAAGCGGCCCATGATGATGCCACCCGTCGGAAAGTCTGGCGCGGGAATGGCTTGCATCAATTCATCGACCGTCACCTCGGGATCGTCGATGAGCATGATCACGCCGTCACACACTTCGGACGCGTTGTGTGGAGGGATGCTCGTCGCCATCCCGACGGCGATCCCATTCGACCCGTTGACCAGCAAGTTCGGGAATCGGGACGGCAGCACGACCGGTTCGGTCATGCGTTGGTCATAGGTCGGAACGAAGTCGACCGTTTGCCGTTTGAGGTCGTGAAGCATCTCCGATGCCACCGCCGACAATCGGGCTTCCGTGTAACGCTGAGCAGCGGGCGGCAGACCGGCGAGCGAACCAAAGTTGCCTTGTTTGTCGACCAGCGGCGACCGCATCACCCAGTCTTGAGCCAACCGCACGAGGGTTGGGTAGAGGCCTTCACTCCCGTGCGGGTGATAGTTCCCGCTGGTGTCACCGGTGATCTTCGCACATTTGATTCGCCCGGAATTCGGCCCCAAATTCAGGTCGTTCATAGCGACGAGAATCCGCCGCTGCGAAGGTTTCAAGCCGTCACGCGCGTCGGGGAGCGCACGACTGATGATGACGGACATCGCATACGTGAGATAGCTGTCACGCATCTCATCTTGGATGTCCAATTGTTGAATCCGACCGCCACTTGGGGTTGGAAGATTGTTAGGATCGTCGTTTGTGGGAGGTTCGTTGCCGTCGGCCAAGTTTTTGGCTCCTTCTCACTAGGTGACGCTAGCACCTAGTCAAATTCGATGCCGCAAAAATTGATCTGATAATTATACGGAATCAACCTTTGAGATTCAACACAAACCGTTGCTGAAACAATGACTTCCGTCGAAAAGTCGTGTGGAAAATGCTGGTGATGTTGCCTAAGTTCTCTAATCGTTGGATCGGCTGGAATTGGAGGGGTTTTTCTGTTCCGAACGACACTTCATTCGATGGGATTGGAATGGATTTTCCGCAGGCCGGAATGTGGTTTTCGAGGACGTTGTCGCTGGTGTGGGTTAGGTTTGAAGCGGAAGCCGGCTCGTCGATTGACCGGGATCAGAATCGCTTGCGAATGAAACGGATGGCGTAATGAAAATGAGTCTCCTATCGAAGTATGGGCAGAATCAACCTTCCATGACGAGTTGGGCTCGGCAATGGGGATGGAAAGTGGGGGTTGGATTGATTCTCTGTGGAAACTCGGGCTTCGCGCAGCAACCGCCGAGTCTCGACACCGTCTTGTTGCAACCGCCAGCACCCATGGTGGAAGACGCCGATGCAGACGACACAAAATCGGTTGAGAAACCACCGGCCAAGGCGGCAGAGCCCGATTCGGAACCAGCTCCGGCCCCAGAACAGACGCTGCCTGCACGAGCCGAGCAATACACGAACCAGATTATTAAGTTGCGTCGACTCAAAGAGAGCCTGATTGCCGCACCGCGAACGGTAGACCGAATCGATTTGCAAATCGAGGCGTTGACCAGCTTGATTCAAGAGGAAGCGTCGGATCGGTTGGCGATCGCTTTGGAGCAATCTGACCCGGTCGTGCGGGATCGTCAACTCAAAGATCTGATTGCCAACCGATTTTACGCGGGAACTCCGGCTGCTGAGGAAGCCGGGAATTTGCTGCAAAAACGCAATGTTGACGGGAAACTTTATCCTGACATTGCCGCAGCTGAAGCCGCCCAAGATAAAATCGACGCCCAGGACAAAGCCGACCAAGAGAAGGCCGAACAGAAGGCGACCGCGGAACTTGAGAAACTTGCGGACCCCGCCCTTGCGAAAGAGCTTCTTCCGGCAATGGAACGAATTGCGAATGAACGTTTCGAATCGATTCGGCGTTTGGTTCCCAGTCAGCAAGTTTGCAAACTGCGGGAGTTTATCAACGACTTCCCCGAGACCAAAGCGGCTGCGGTAGCGGAACAGTTGATTGCGTTGCGGAACGCGGAAACAGAACGTCGCGGCCAGGATCGTCTTCGCCGTGCGATGATGGCTCCGTTGAATTACGATCAACGCTGGCGACGGCTCAAAGAGTTGATTCGTGATTTCCCTCAGACTTCAGCAGCGATGGAAGCCGAAAGTCTCCTGAATCAACACGCGACAACTCTTCCACCCACGACCTTGCACAACCACTCATCTGAGAGAGTCCGATTTTCGATCGAGACAGTTTACGATGGCGAGACTGTCTACCGTCTTTCGCCGGGCGATTCGATCAACGTGACTTTGATGTTCCCGGCCTTGCTCCGTGTTTCGATCAACGAGGACGTTCACCCCTCACGAATTTTCCCAGGAAGTTCGATTGGCCTGAGTCCGAATGTCAGCGTGAGCGGTTCCGGCTACTCGACACGAGGTTGGTAGTCACGGTGTGATTTTTCTGTCCAAGCTTGGCGCCCCGACTTTCTGTGCGTATCACAGAAGGAGGGGCGTTATGAATTCCAACACCGATAGCAGCACACTGTGGGCATGGTCCCTGACCATTCTTGGTCTGGTGCTGTCACTGTCGTCGTTTCTTGGTGAGGAACTGCGGATACTGTTGCTGTGTGTCGGATTGGCGTTGATGCTGCAAGCGATCCCGGTGTGGTTGATGGGACAGTATCTCGGACGGCGTCGGCGACGCCGTGCCCTGGAGTTTGTGGAGCGAATCGGCGGGCGAATCGTGACCCGTCTTGCCGCCGACCCATCGCAAATCTTGGGAATCGATCTCTCGAATACGCGGATTCAAAATTCCGATCTCGACTATCTCAACGGTTTTTCCGGTCTGGAACGACTGAACCTGGCTCACACGGATATTGATGGTGAGGGCGTTGAGTTACTGGTTTCGCTTCGGTGGTTGAGGGACATCGATCTCAGCCATACGCGTGTGGGAGATGTTGGGCTCAAACGTTTGGCAGCGTTGCAACGGCTTCAGCAGGTACATTTGGCAGGAACGGAAATCACGCCCGATGGCCTCGCCGAATTCATTTGGCGTCGGGCGGATGTGGAGATTCACCCGCGGGGACTGCTAACGACATTGGATGGTATCCGCGTTTGATTCCATAATTGGCCGCGATCATCGGGAGTCGCAGTGGTTTCAATATCCTCATCGTCGAGTCGTCGTTCAGCCTCCCGGACGTACGCTGCAAGTTGTTCGTCGATTGCTTCGTAACCTTCAGACGGAAACAACCGAAGCAGTTCTTCCACTCGTGCCGGTTGGTTTTCGAGACTGGCCAAAACGATCATGCCCGCTTGGCCACGAACTTCCGACTCTTCGACGAGCGGTGGCACACCGCGTTCGAGCAACAGTTGAAAGACCTGCCGAGCCTTCTCGAGTTGAAGGGTTCGCAGATACAGCAATCCAAGTTGCTCGTAAGCTGCCAATCGGTATTCCGCATCCGAATCGGACTCGAAACCCGTGATGACCGCCATCCAGTAGTCTTCATTATCTCGAAAGTCCGAAAGCCGGGCGAGCTCGATTTGGGCAATCGCTGACGGTAACGACGGGGCATTGCTGGAATTTGTTGGCGGTGTCGAAAGTGGCGGGGCGGGACGTGTGAGCAATCCCACACCAATTCCGAGTGCACAAAACAGCAAGAACACGCCAACACAGCCGGCAACTTGCCAACTGGTTGGAAGTTTGCGTAGCTGCTCGAGGACGGATGTTTTGGGGACCACCGGCCGCGAATCGAAACCGGAAAGAGTTAGCGTTGACGGTTCGATATTTTTGCTTAGCGCGGACGAGATCTCTTTCAAATCCCGCAGCAACTCACCGGCATCGGAATAACGATCGGCGGGTTTCTTGGCCATCAATCGATGTACCACGTGACACAACGCAGGAGGCAAATCCGGACGCCGCTCGACGAGGCTGTCCGGCTGTTCGTTGAGGTGCTGAATGGCCACACTCATCGGGGTTTCCCCCTGAAACGGTGGGCGACCTGCGAGCATGTGGTAACAAGTTACACCGAGGGAATACAGATCACTCTTGTGACTGACTTTGTGTCCCTGGACTTGTTCCGGACTCATATAGAGCGGCGTGCCCATTGTCGTGCCGATCTGCGTCAATTCCACGACTGATCCGTCCTGCGGAGCTGCGAGTTGGGCCAGACCGAAGTCAGCCACTTTGACGACTCCCTTCCGCGTGACCAGCATGTTTTCGGGTTTGATATCCCGATGAACAATTCCCGCACTGCCGGATTTCTCCAGAGCAGACGCCATTTGTTTCATCAAGTGGAGGGCAATTGACGCCGACGGCGGGCCTTTGCGTTTGATGTACTGTTTGAGGTTGAGTCCCTGAACGTACTCCTGTGCAATGAAGTGAATTCCGTTCTCTTCGCCAACGACGTATACCTGGACGATGTTCGGGTGGGACAAAGTCGCTGCCGCATGGGCTTCGCGTTCAAACCGCTTCAGTGAAAGGTCGTTCTCGCTGACATCTTCCCGCAGAATCTTGACGGCAACCTGCCGATGCAACGAGGTTTGCTCAGCAAGATAAACTTCCGCCATTCCGCCGCGACCGAGAAGTCGCAGCAGGCGGAATTCTCCCAACATGGAACCCGGCGGTAGAATCTCCATCGAAATCGAGGTCGATCGTTTGGGCGGCACTGAAGAAGACTCTGGCGAGCCGGAGCGTTCATCGGCATCGGCTGTCGAATTAGCTCGCGACTCGTTCACCGGCAGGGTCCCAGGTGTTTGGATGGCGTTTCGATTGACCGTTCCATTTTAGGCAATCAGAGTGACTTACGGAAAGGTTTGAGTCTATTGCAATGTGAATTCGGGCAATTTCACCAGGTCGCCGCCGGCGAGGGCGGATTCGTGAGCACACAGTCCGACGCACGTCCAATTAGCACTTGTGATCGCGTTTGGCCACGGATCCCGGTCTTCCGTCAATGCCGACAGCATTTCATTGACCATGTGCGGATGTGAACCACCATGTCCGCCGCCTTGTACGAACGAAAGGTGATCTGCATCTTCGATTGACTGCGTGAATTTCTGTATGGGCTCTGGCAGCAGGTGAGCGTAATCGGGAACCTCGACCTTTTCCGGAATCTCCGGTTCGGGTTTCTTCGCGGTGTGAAGGACGTGTGGTTCGTTTTCGATCAAGGTCCACTCGAAACTTTTCTTCGATCCGTAAACGTCGAAACTCTCCCGGTACTGGCGAGCGGTGTCGTAGAGGAATCGCCAAATGTGAGCGGCGATATCACTATCTTTAATCTTGATATGGCAGCTTTCCACCGCAAACCGGTTGCCGGATTTCTGTGCGATATCTTCGCGAACAGCCCCTGACCCGAAACAACTCACGGTCTCCGCGCGACCATCCACCAATCCCAAAACCGGGCTGACGACGTGCGTCGCGTAGTGCATGGGAATCATACGTTCCCAATAGTCTGGCCAACCATCCATGTCTTGCGGGTGCGAGGCCTGCATGTATTGAATTTGGCCCAGTTCGCCCTTTTCGTACAACTCCTTGATGAACAGGAATTCGCGGCTGTAGACGACCGTCTCGGCCATCATATATTTTTTGCCGGTGTCCGCGACAGTTTGGCAGACTTTGTCGCAGTCCTCGATGGTCGTCGCCATTGGCACCGTGCACATGACATGCTTACCGGCTTTCAGGGCTTCGATGCTCATCCATGCGTGATCGGGAATCGGGCTGTTAATGTGCACGAAATCAATTTCCGGATCAGCAAGCACGTCTTCGAATTGCGTCCGGCGGTTCGCAATTCCGAATCGATCACCGATTTCGTTCACACCGGTTTCATTCCGTCGGCAAATGGTGTGGACGTTCGCTCGAGGATCCGCCTGATAGATCGGGATGAACTCCGCTCCGAAACCGAGACCAATCATCGCGACATTCAACGGTTTTTCGTTCATCGAACTTCTACCCTGTACCGGATGCAAATTGTATGGGAATTCCTAGAATAACCGCCTGGGACCGTCCTTGCATCCATACGCCTGATTTCGAAGGGCACGGCGAGTCCATTCCATGCAAGCAATTGGCGTGTGATCCACTTGTTGTGCGACCGGACCTTCACACGTCGTCGCACGATATTCCTCACTCTTCCCAATCGAAACAGCGTGTGACCGCGTTCTTCCACTGGGCATACATGCGGTCGGCATCCTCACGACCGAGTTTGGGTTGAAACTCTTGATCCAACGCCCAGTTGGTGAGCAGGTCCTTGCGGTCATTCCAGAAACCGACAGCCAATCCCGCCAGATACGCGGCTCCGAGGGCGGTCGTTTCTTGCACAACTGGTCGGTGAACCGGCACGCCGAGTAGGTCCGCTTGGAATTGCAGCATCAGATTGTTCGCCGATGCACCGCCGTCGACTTTGAGAGTCTGGAGAGTCACGCCGGAATCAATTGTCATGGCGTCCAGAACGTCCCGTGTTTGAAACGCCATGGATTCCAACGCCGCACGGGCAATGTGAGCTTGTGTGGTCCCACGGGTGATGCCGAGGATCATGCCGCGGCCACCCTGATTCCAATGCGGTGCGCCAACACCCGTGAATGCAGGGACGAACATCACACCGCCGGTATCTGGCACTTCACCGGCGAGCGGTTCGATATCCGGTGCGGATTCGATCATCTTCAGACCGTCTCGCAACCATTGAACGACCGCACCGGCGACGAAGATAGCCCCCTCGAGACAATAGGTGACTTGGCCGTCAATTCCCCAGCCGATCGTTGTGAGCAGTCCGTGTTCAGATTTCACCGCCTCGGAACCGGTGTTGAGTAGCATGAAACACCCGGTTCCGTAGGTGTTCTTCGCATCACCAACTTCGAAACAACCTTGGCCAAACGTCGCGGCCTGTTGATCCCCCGCGATTCCGGCAATTGGGATTGGTCGACCGAATAATTCTGGCTCGGTTTCCGCAACGACTCCGCTACTGTCAATCACCTCCGGCAACATGGCTCGTGGGATATCGAGTAACTCAAGTAGTTCGTCGTCCCAATCCAGCGTGTGAATGTTGTAGATCAGCGTGCGGCTGGCGTTCGAATAATCCGTGACGTGCTTCCGACCACCGGTCAGCCGCCAAATGAGGAAACTATCGACAGTGCCAAACAGGATTTCACCGCGTTCCGCTCGTTCGCGGAGTCCGTCGATCGTGTCGAGCAGATGTTTGATCTTCGTGCCGGAGAAGTACGCATCGATGACGAGTCCCGTCTTGTCACGGAATAAGTCTTCGTGACCGTCCGCTTTGAGTTGGCTGCAAATCTTCGAAGTGACCCGACTCTGCCACACGATCGCATTCGCGACGGGCTTACCGG
This window encodes:
- a CDS encoding leucine-rich repeat domain-containing protein, producing MNSNTDSSTLWAWSLTILGLVLSLSSFLGEELRILLLCVGLALMLQAIPVWLMGQYLGRRRRRRALEFVERIGGRIVTRLAADPSQILGIDLSNTRIQNSDLDYLNGFSGLERLNLAHTDIDGEGVELLVSLRWLRDIDLSHTRVGDVGLKRLAALQRLQQVHLAGTEITPDGLAEFIWRRADVEIHPRGLLTTLDGIRV
- the glpK gene encoding glycerol kinase GlpK, with the translated sequence MSGCILALDQGTTSSRAILFGRDGHPLGVAQQEYEQIYPRPSWVEHDPEAIWSSQLKVAQDVIKQTDIDPADIAALGLTNQRETTILWERDTGKPVANAIVWQSRVTSKICSQLKADGHEDLFRDKTGLVIDAYFSGTKIKHLLDTIDGLRERAERGEILFGTVDSFLIWRLTGGRKHVTDYSNASRTLIYNIHTLDWDDELLELLDIPRAMLPEVIDSSGVVAETEPELFGRPIPIAGIAGDQQAATFGQGCFEVGDAKNTYGTGCFMLLNTGSEAVKSEHGLLTTIGWGIDGQVTYCLEGAIFVAGAVVQWLRDGLKMIESAPDIEPLAGEVPDTGGVMFVPAFTGVGAPHWNQGGRGMILGITRGTTQAHIARAALESMAFQTRDVLDAMTIDSGVTLQTLKVDGGASANNLMLQFQADLLGVPVHRPVVQETTALGAAYLAGLAVGFWNDRKDLLTNWALDQEFQPKLGREDADRMYAQWKNAVTRCFDWEE
- a CDS encoding Gfo/Idh/MocA family protein, producing the protein MNEKPLNVAMIGLGFGAEFIPIYQADPRANVHTICRRNETGVNEIGDRFGIANRRTQFEDVLADPEIDFVHINSPIPDHAWMSIEALKAGKHVMCTVPMATTIEDCDKVCQTVADTGKKYMMAETVVYSREFLFIKELYEKGELGQIQYMQASHPQDMDGWPDYWERMIPMHYATHVVSPVLGLVDGRAETVSCFGSGAVREDIAQKSGNRFAVESCHIKIKDSDIAAHIWRFLYDTARQYRESFDVYGSKKSFEWTLIENEPHVLHTAKKPEPEIPEKVEVPDYAHLLPEPIQKFTQSIEDADHLSFVQGGGHGGSHPHMVNEMLSALTEDRDPWPNAITSANWTCVGLCAHESALAGGDLVKLPEFTLQ
- the gyrA gene encoding DNA gyrase subunit A, with amino-acid sequence MADGNEPPTNDDPNNLPTPSGGRIQQLDIQDEMRDSYLTYAMSVIISRALPDARDGLKPSQRRILVAMNDLNLGPNSGRIKCAKITGDTSGNYHPHGSEGLYPTLVRLAQDWVMRSPLVDKQGNFGSLAGLPPAAQRYTEARLSAVASEMLHDLKRQTVDFVPTYDQRMTEPVVLPSRFPNLLVNGSNGIAVGMATSIPPHNASEVCDGVIMLIDDPEVTVDELMQAIPAPDFPTGGIIMGRFGTRQAYQTGRSTITLRARTHFEVDGRSDVIVVTEIPYLETRDRIREKLEALAKEDRVKGIARVIDLTDRKIPSWQVRLHIVLKKDADKEVVLAQLFQYSPLQVTVSMILLALVGNRPKTLTLKELIQEFLRHRIDVIRRRTEYLLGEARKRKHVVEGLLIAQLDIDHVIQTIRDSSSRAQARERLTEIDVPREMVERALGTEGFRLFSMENDEAANYNLTTRQAEAIVSMQLGSLANLEREELGGEHQKLLEDIKGYLELLSDEANIRAVIRGEMEDLKSKYGEKRRTTISDEELGDVDRDALITEEPMVVTLSQRGYVKRTQLSVYQAQNRGGRGIAGAKSDGDDPIEHLFVASTHDYLLFFTDRGKVYWSKVYDLPLQGRTAKGRALINLLQLDKDERVEQCLAVREFAEDRYLIKVTAGGIVKKTVLSAYSRPLKGGLIAINLDDDDRLIDVRIVGEDDDVLLATSSGMAIRFSQSDARAMGRATRGVKGIKLGKSDVVIGMAIPADDHTLLTVCENGYGKRTPFGPGDVSGDEVDDDAVESDDEGTEEANAYSGNAQYRRQNRGGKGLRDIKTTKRNGPVIDVLSVSEQDEVLMVTAKGKIQRIRAGDISQVGRNTQGVRVIRLEEGDKLVSTARIPYEVAASLADDEAETPVDDATDSVPETSEPTTELDAGDDSRSDDDQEA
- a CDS encoding protein kinase domain-containing protein — translated: MEILPPGSMLGEFRLLRLLGRGGMAEVYLAEQTSLHRQVAVKILREDVSENDLSLKRFEREAHAAATLSHPNIVQVYVVGEENGIHFIAQEYVQGLNLKQYIKRKGPPSASIALHLMKQMASALEKSGSAGIVHRDIKPENMLVTRKGVVKVADFGLAQLAAPQDGSVVELTQIGTTMGTPLYMSPEQVQGHKVSHKSDLYSLGVTCYHMLAGRPPFQGETPMSVAIQHLNEQPDSLVERRPDLPPALCHVVHRLMAKKPADRYSDAGELLRDLKEISSALSKNIEPSTLTLSGFDSRPVVPKTSVLEQLRKLPTSWQVAGCVGVFLLFCALGIGVGLLTRPAPPLSTPPTNSSNAPSLPSAIAQIELARLSDFRDNEDYWMAVITGFESDSDAEYRLAAYEQLGLLYLRTLQLEKARQVFQLLLERGVPPLVEESEVRGQAGMIVLASLENQPARVEELLRLFPSEGYEAIDEQLAAYVREAERRLDDEDIETTATPDDRGQLWNQTRIPSNVVSSPRG
- a CDS encoding DUF2891 domain-containing protein, whose amino-acid sequence is MKPFELTEELAEKCCRLALDCVDREYPNHIQHVLSKPDDVGTPAQLTPIFYGCFDWHSAVHSHWSLLRIARTFPGLEVSRSAMNVLGRHFTEDKVHGEIAYLSHPDRTGFERPYGLAWLLQLCAELQEWKIAETIRWTSSLEPLAELVVERLTSWLPKLMAPIRSGEHSQTAFALGLVWDWATTLDRREVLELLHQRIRDFYLQDRNAPVAYEPSGHDFLSPTLAEADFMRRVLPQSEFADWLTDFLPCLTDGTVPYSVQTVTDAADGKLSHLDGLNLSRAWMLQGIVHALPQKDARRQPLADAAKTHADAGLQSLTGHHYAGGHWLGSFAVYLLTNRGLNTDQAS